From the genome of Uranotaenia lowii strain MFRU-FL chromosome 1, ASM2978415v1, whole genome shotgun sequence, one region includes:
- the LOC129745813 gene encoding valacyclovir hydrolase-like: protein MLRFGSRGCQRLVAGCGHFSTRKMSTAKSLVPEPQEKQVKLDNSTSIHYVEAGLGEKGLLLLPGALGTAWSDFKPQIEQLPGLLPRYKVIAWDPPGYGKSRPPDKEFSEDFYERDAQDACELMERIGFRNFSVLGWSDGGITGLIMAGTYSTRIEKLAIWGSNAYIAEEEALAFEKMRDVSTWSARMRAPMEKIYGAEGFPRIWSAWVDGMLRIYNGSRKGDICRNILKQITAPTFILHGSKDPMIIPEHIPMLMNNIRDTDLHVFPEGKHNIHLRYAEEFNKLVSDFLKK, encoded by the exons ATGTTACGCTTTGGCAGTCGCGGATGCCAGCGGCTGGTAGCCGGATGTGGCCACTTTTCAACTCGAAAAATGAGTACTGCAAAGTCTCTTGTACCAGAACCGCAGGAAAAACAAGTCAAATTAGATAACTCAACGTCGATTCACTATGTGGAGGCCGGATTGGGCGAAAAAGGATTGTTGCTGCTTCCGGGAGCCCTCGGAACCGCTTGGAGCGATTTCAAGCCACAGATCGAGCAACTTCCTGGGCTGCTGCCCCGCTACAAGGTGATCGCTTGGGATCCGCCCGGATACGGAAAATCTCGTCCACCGGATAAGGAATTTTCGGAAGATTTTTACGAACGGGATGCCCAGGATGCTTGCGAGCTGATGGAGCGAATCGGTTTCAGGAATTTTTCGGTTCTTGGCTGGAGCGATGGTGGAATAACGGGACTCATCATGGCCGGCACTTACTCAACACGGATCGAGAAGTTGGCCATTTGGGGCTCTAACGCCTACATTGCCGAGGAAGAGGCATTAGCGTTCGAAA AAATGCGTGATGTCAGCACTTGGTCCGCACGTATGAGAGCTCCCATGGAGAAGATCTACGGCGCTGAAGGATTTCCGAGAATTTGGTCCGCCTGGGTCGATGGCATGCTGAGAATCTACAACGGATCAAGGAAGGGTGACATTTGCCGCAATATATTGAAACAAATTACGGCACCCACATTCATTCTTCATGGTAGCAAAGATCCGATGATCATACCGGAACATATCCCGATGCTGATGAACAACATTAGGGACACTGA TTTACACGTTTTTCCGGAAGGGAAGCACAACATTCATCTGAGATATGCAGAAGAATTCAACAAGCTTGTTAGCGATTTCCTTAAAAAGTAG
- the LOC129745808 gene encoding vesicular integral-membrane protein VIP36-like translates to MASIGSRRTLLGNKASLAICTLVLLTYGVRDSLQQYEANDYMKREHSLIKPYQGSGMTIPYWDFIGSTFVTNSYVRLTPDLQSKSGAIWNHMACTSINWELHVTFKVHGKGKDLYGDGFAIWYAKERLQTGPVFGSKDYFQGLAIILDTYSNHNGPHNHQHPYISAMVNNGSLSYDHDRDGTHTQLAGCEAKFRNVDYDTMISIRYENDVLTVSTDLENKNVLKQCFQVTGIKLPTGYHFGVSANTGDLSDNHDLLAIKFYELEAPSLLSEDRSQIVPSAATFEAPREHREDPKTSGMSNVKIFFLILLAMLIVVVLVVIGIMFYQKHQENSRKRFY, encoded by the exons ATGGCATCGATTGGCAGTCGAAGGACGTTGTTGGGAAACAAGGCTAGCCTGGCGATCTGCACCTTGGTCCTGTTGACTTACGGTGTCCGTGACAGTCTTCAGCAGTACGAAGCTAACGATTATATGAAACGAGAGCACTCCCTTATCAAACCATACCAGG GATCCGGAATGACGATTCCCTACTGGGACTTCATAGGATCGACCTTCGTCACGAACAGCTACGTTCGCCTTACTCCGGATCTACAATCGAAGAGTGGAGCCATCTGGAACCACATG gCATGTACCTCCATCAACTGGGAACTTCACGTGACGTTCAAGGTGCACGGCAAGGGCAAGGACCTGTACGGTGATGGGTTTGCCATCTGGTACGCCAAGGAACGGCTGCAGACGGGTCCTGTATTCGGCAGCAAAGATTACTTCCAGGGATTGGCCATCATCCTGGATACCTACAGCAATCACAACGGGCCACACAAT cATCAGCACCCGTACATAAGCGCTATGGTCAATAACGGAAGCCTGTCGTACGATCACGATCGTGATGGAACCCACACTCAGCTGGCAGGTTGCGAGGCAAAATTCAGGAACGTCGACTACGACACGATGATTTCGATACGTTACGAAAATGACGTTCTCACAG TTTCAACcgatttggaaaacaaaaacgtCCTCAAGCAGTGCTTCCAAGTGACCGGAATCAAACTGCCAACGGGATATCACTTTGGCGTTTCGGCTAACACCGGTGATCTGTCGGACAATCACGACCTGCTTGCGATCAAGTTTTACGAACTGGAAGCTCCGTCTCTGCTGTCGGAAGATCGCAGCCAAATCGTACCGTCGGCGGCCACCTTCGAGGCACCCCGGGAACACCGGGAAGATCCGAAAACGTCCGGCATGTCGAACGTGAAAATCTTCTTCTTGATCCTGCTGGCCATGCTGATAGTGGTGGTGCTGGTCGTAATTGGAATCATGTTCTACCAGAAGCATCAGGAAAATTCCCGCAAACGGTTCTACTGA